A genomic stretch from Brevinematales bacterium includes:
- the rpmB gene encoding 50S ribosomal protein L28, which produces MARCEICGKGTSFGHNVSHSNKKTRRVWKPNVQKKRVLINGINKSINICTKCLKAGKIEEYVKKVLTKV; this is translated from the coding sequence ATGGCAAGATGTGAAATATGCGGAAAGGGAACTAGTTTTGGCCATAATGTTAGTCACTCTAACAAAAAAACAAGGAGGGTTTGGAAGCCAAATGTTCAAAAGAAGAGAGTTTTGATAAATGGTATTAATAAATCTATCAATATATGTACAAAGTGCCTAAAAGCAGGCAAAATTGAAGAATATGTCAAAAAGGTGTTAACTAAAGTTTAG
- the thiD gene encoding bifunctional hydroxymethylpyrimidine kinase/phosphomethylpyrimidine kinase, translating to MKKERVALTIAGSDSGGGAGIQIDLKTFNEIGVFGASVITSITAQNTLGVQGIYDVSPEFVQKQLESIFSDINIQYAKTGMLSNAGIIETVSNYIKKVLNEGKLKGLVIDPVMRAKGGDPLLRDDATEMLVKKLLPLSLVITPNIPEAELLSGISIKTIKDMKESAIRIHKMGPQYVVVKGGHLKGDYAIDVVYNGENFSILKSKKKFKGDVHGTGCCFSASITAYLTKGYGILEAIRKAKRFVSKAIKDGIYIGNGFRVLKTY from the coding sequence ATGAAGAAAGAAAGAGTTGCTCTAACTATAGCAGGTTCAGATAGTGGTGGAGGCGCCGGCATACAAATAGATTTAAAGACATTTAACGAGATTGGTGTTTTTGGTGCTAGTGTAATAACATCTATTACAGCACAAAATACCTTAGGAGTTCAAGGTATATATGATGTATCTCCAGAGTTTGTTCAAAAACAACTAGAATCTATTTTCTCTGATATAAACATACAATACGCTAAAACTGGTATGTTATCAAATGCAGGTATAATAGAAACAGTATCGAATTACATAAAAAAAGTGCTAAACGAAGGGAAACTCAAAGGACTAGTAATAGATCCTGTAATGAGAGCAAAAGGAGGAGATCCTTTACTAAGAGATGATGCTACTGAGATGCTTGTTAAAAAACTTCTTCCATTGTCATTAGTTATTACACCAAATATTCCAGAAGCAGAGCTACTATCGGGAATAAGCATAAAAACAATTAAAGACATGAAAGAATCTGCAATTAGAATACACAAAATGGGCCCCCAATATGTGGTAGTTAAAGGAGGCCATTTGAAAGGAGATTATGCTATCGATGTCGTGTATAACGGTGAGAATTTTAGTATTTTAAAATCCAAAAAGAAATTTAAAGGAGATGTCCATGGTACAGGATGTTGCTTTTCAGCAAGCATAACAGCATATTTAACAAAAGGATACGGTATACTAGAAGCTATCAGAAAAGCAAAAAGATTCGTCTCTAAAGCAATAAAAGATGGGATATACATCGGTAATGGATTCAGAGTCCTGAAAACGTATTAA
- the fliS gene encoding flagellar export chaperone FliS — translation MNYARVYKETQIETATPLKLVVILYDIILNSLDQALAYFDTKRYDLLNKELSRAQDGIIELIVSLDFEKGGDIANNLYSIYLYCSRRLFEGNIEKDKNMIIEVKNILSKLRDAWEQISNMNQDVKRVSDTPTRTLDVRG, via the coding sequence ATGAATTACGCTAGAGTTTACAAAGAAACACAAATAGAGACTGCTACTCCACTTAAGTTGGTTGTAATATTATATGATATAATCCTGAATTCGTTGGATCAAGCGTTAGCTTATTTCGATACTAAGAGATATGATCTTCTTAATAAGGAACTGTCAAGAGCTCAGGATGGAATTATTGAACTTATAGTTTCTCTTGATTTTGAAAAAGGTGGTGATATTGCAAATAACCTTTATTCGATATACTTGTATTGTAGCAGGAGACTTTTTGAAGGGAATATTGAGAAAGATAAAAACATGATTATAGAAGTTAAAAACATTCTTTCAAAGCTTAGGGATGCCTGGGAACAAATATCAAATATGAACCAAGATGTAAAGAGGGTTAGTGATACACCTACGAGAACCCTTGATGTCAGAGGTTAA